In one window of Clostridia bacterium DNA:
- a CDS encoding BlaI/MecI/CopY family transcriptional regulator: MREYRLTKAESKFADIIWENQPILSPDLVKLCEMELNWKKSTTYTMLKRLEQKEIFKNRSGTVSALVTKDEFYAEQSKQFVAKTFDGSLPRFLAAFTRNRKLNDKEIHELQKLIDEHKEG, from the coding sequence ATGCGTGAATACCGGCTGACCAAAGCGGAATCAAAGTTTGCAGATATTATTTGGGAGAATCAGCCTATACTTTCACCTGATTTAGTTAAGCTATGTGAGATGGAGTTGAACTGGAAAAAATCCACTACCTATACTATGCTCAAACGCCTTGAACAAAAAGAAATTTTTAAAAACAGGAGCGGTACTGTGTCTGCCCTCGTAACCAAAGATGAATTCTATGCTGAACAGAGCAAACAATTTGTGGCAAAAACTTTTGACGGTTCACTGCCAAGATTTTTGGCGGCGTTTACAAGGAATAGAAAGCTGAACGATAAGGAAATCCACGAGCTTCAAAAGTTGATCGATGAACACAAGGAGGGATAG